From Salinirubellus salinus, the proteins below share one genomic window:
- a CDS encoding dodecin has protein sequence MVFKKITLIGRSTESFDAAVDDAVDRAEQTIENVHWVEVEELGVEVASAADREYQAEVTVAFELAEPQE, from the coding sequence ATGGTGTTCAAGAAGATCACCCTCATCGGCCGGAGCACCGAGAGTTTCGACGCCGCGGTCGACGACGCCGTCGACCGGGCCGAACAGACCATCGAGAACGTCCACTGGGTGGAGGTGGAGGAACTCGGCGTGGAGGTCGCCAGCGCCGCCGACCGGGAGTACCAGGCCGAGGTGACGGTCGCCTTCGAACTGGCCGAGCCGCAGGAGTGA
- a CDS encoding SLC13 family permease — protein MVTAPPTSALVVFALVAVAVGLFVTEVVSPDVTALSVLVALVLLEPWTGVGPQAALSGFASPATITILAMFVLSAGVQQTGAIRRLGALVAEFVAGDRRRLSTAIVAMTGPLAGFVNNTPVVAMFIPMVTELADEVHLSPSKLLIPLSYASMLGGTLTLIGTATNVLASDLLDELVGQSFSMFSFTPLGVVVLLVGSAYLLLVAVPLLPERIEVVDLVSEFGLEGYLHRVYVRRRSPLIGLSVAEAMEELDVDVDIIQIVRGEETLIAPVDRTIEQQDVLTVRADRDALDAFVALGALRRLPQARVTERELVEPEGLGTLVEASIARKSALAGETLRTAELRRRYTDTVLAFRRGGDLVHEDIADFEMSEGDGLLLYTTQETVDRLRSDGDLLVTEVARLPNHEETFPPLFETKAPLAIGVVGGVVALAALDVLPIAIAALAGVVAMVVGGVIETREAYKSVDWEVILLLAGIIPLGLAIQSSGGAAYLGELVAAAAPALPALVVLGAFYLLTGLLANLVTPVASVVLVLPIAVETAANVGADQFAFALGVTFGAATAFTTPIGYQTNLMVFAPGGYRFTDYVRVGLPLQLLLTVVTPVAIDLLYSV, from the coding sequence ATGGTCACCGCGCCGCCGACGAGCGCCCTGGTCGTGTTCGCGCTCGTCGCCGTCGCCGTCGGGCTGTTCGTCACAGAGGTCGTCAGTCCGGACGTGACTGCGCTCTCGGTGCTGGTGGCGCTGGTCCTGCTCGAACCGTGGACCGGGGTCGGGCCGCAGGCGGCGCTCTCGGGGTTCGCCTCGCCGGCCACCATCACCATCCTCGCGATGTTCGTCCTGAGCGCGGGCGTCCAGCAGACGGGCGCCATCCGACGGCTGGGGGCACTCGTCGCGGAGTTCGTCGCGGGGGACCGTCGACGGCTCTCGACCGCCATCGTGGCGATGACCGGGCCGCTGGCCGGGTTCGTCAACAACACCCCGGTCGTGGCGATGTTCATCCCGATGGTGACGGAGCTCGCCGACGAGGTCCACCTCTCCCCCTCGAAACTGCTCATCCCCCTGAGTTACGCCTCCATGCTCGGGGGGACCCTGACGCTCATCGGGACGGCGACCAACGTCCTCGCCTCGGACCTCCTGGACGAACTCGTCGGGCAGTCCTTCTCGATGTTCTCGTTCACGCCACTCGGCGTGGTCGTCCTGCTGGTCGGCTCCGCCTACCTGCTGCTCGTGGCCGTCCCGCTCCTGCCCGAGCGCATCGAGGTGGTCGACCTCGTCAGCGAGTTCGGCCTCGAGGGGTACCTCCACCGGGTCTACGTCCGGCGACGCTCGCCGCTGATCGGGCTCAGCGTCGCCGAGGCGATGGAGGAACTCGACGTGGACGTCGACATCATCCAGATCGTCCGCGGTGAGGAGACGCTCATCGCGCCCGTCGACCGGACCATCGAGCAACAGGACGTGCTCACCGTCCGGGCCGACCGGGACGCGCTCGACGCGTTCGTCGCCCTCGGCGCGCTCCGGCGGCTCCCGCAGGCCCGTGTCACGGAGCGCGAACTCGTCGAACCCGAGGGGCTCGGGACACTCGTGGAGGCCAGCATCGCACGGAAGTCGGCGCTGGCCGGCGAGACGCTCCGGACCGCAGAACTCCGTCGTCGCTACACCGACACCGTCCTCGCGTTCCGTCGTGGGGGTGACCTCGTCCACGAGGACATCGCCGACTTCGAGATGAGTGAGGGTGACGGACTGTTGCTCTACACCACGCAGGAGACGGTCGACCGACTGCGGAGCGACGGCGACCTCCTCGTCACGGAGGTGGCGAGGCTCCCGAACCACGAGGAGACGTTCCCGCCACTGTTCGAGACGAAGGCACCACTCGCCATCGGCGTCGTCGGCGGGGTCGTCGCACTGGCCGCCCTGGACGTGCTCCCCATCGCTATCGCGGCGCTGGCCGGTGTCGTCGCGATGGTCGTCGGCGGGGTCATCGAGACCCGCGAGGCGTACAAGTCCGTCGACTGGGAGGTCATCCTCCTGCTCGCGGGCATCATCCCGCTCGGACTGGCCATCCAGTCCTCGGGCGGGGCGGCGTACCTCGGCGAACTGGTGGCGGCGGCGGCACCGGCGCTCCCGGCGCTCGTCGTCCTCGGGGCGTTCTACCTGCTCACGGGACTGCTCGCGAACCTCGTGACACCCGTGGCCAGCGTCGTCCTCGTGCTCCCCATCGCCGTCGAGACGGCGGCGAACGTGGGGGCCGACCAGTTCGCCTTCGCCCTCGGCGTGACCTTCGGCGCCGCCACCGCCTTCACCACCCCCATCGGCTATCAGACCAACCTCATGGTCTTCGCCCCCGGTGGCTACCGGTTCACCGACTACGTCCGGGTCGGTCTGCCGCTCCAACTGCTGCTCACGGTCGTCACCCCGGTGGCCATCGACCTGCTCTACAGCGTCTGA
- a CDS encoding MFS transporter, with translation MTRRTQWGLVSLAALTRFGSGILMGTVLAIVVERTGSALAAGVLATGYFAGLMLFSPVWGAIADVTGRRRAVMVGTGALATLSILPLTLSDAIGWSILWRAVYSVFAAGFAPVVLAIVSHYGGASGTGRSIGFYNGARSGGFAGGNLVAGVLLGLYLPGDIYLVVGALSLVSTLAALGIEDPTPSPDGDATLREVASEVRHRLLPSVGDRDHLRTNGLAFLYLGLAVRNACILGVMALIAPFLVGTVGLTEATMGAVLAANHGTQVPAMVALGVVADRVGRKPLVVAGMAGSGLFALVVSLAPAVAPDSRVLFAAGAMVVLGVAFSAMTTGALAFISDVAPPNRESELMGLRSTAKGLGGVVGPVLVGGVATLAGYRTAFALASVLAFAAAALVWVALTESRPTGSGEVVPAGD, from the coding sequence GTGACACGCCGCACCCAGTGGGGACTCGTCAGCCTCGCCGCGCTCACGCGCTTCGGGAGCGGCATCCTGATGGGGACGGTGCTGGCAATCGTCGTCGAGCGGACCGGGTCGGCGCTCGCGGCGGGCGTCCTCGCCACGGGCTACTTCGCGGGGCTGATGCTGTTCTCGCCGGTCTGGGGTGCCATCGCGGACGTGACCGGCCGGCGCCGGGCGGTGATGGTCGGCACCGGCGCGCTCGCGACGCTCTCGATACTGCCACTCACCCTCTCGGACGCCATCGGCTGGTCCATCCTCTGGCGGGCGGTCTACTCCGTGTTCGCGGCCGGGTTCGCGCCCGTCGTCCTCGCCATCGTCAGCCACTACGGCGGCGCCAGCGGGACGGGCCGCTCCATCGGCTTCTACAACGGCGCCCGCTCCGGCGGCTTCGCCGGCGGCAACCTCGTCGCCGGCGTCCTGCTGGGGCTCTACCTCCCGGGCGACATCTACCTCGTCGTCGGGGCGCTCTCGCTGGTCTCGACGCTCGCCGCCCTCGGCATCGAGGACCCGACGCCCTCCCCCGACGGCGACGCGACGCTCCGCGAGGTGGCCAGCGAGGTCCGCCACCGACTCCTCCCGAGCGTCGGGGACCGCGACCACCTCCGGACGAACGGTCTCGCGTTCCTCTACCTCGGCCTCGCGGTCCGGAACGCCTGCATCCTCGGCGTGATGGCGCTCATCGCCCCGTTCCTCGTCGGCACCGTCGGGCTCACCGAGGCGACGATGGGGGCAGTGCTGGCGGCGAACCACGGGACGCAGGTGCCGGCGATGGTCGCGCTCGGCGTGGTCGCCGACCGGGTCGGGCGCAAGCCGCTCGTCGTCGCCGGGATGGCCGGCAGCGGCCTGTTCGCGCTCGTCGTCTCGCTCGCGCCCGCCGTCGCCCCCGACTCCCGCGTCCTCTTCGCCGCGGGCGCGATGGTCGTCCTCGGCGTCGCCTTCTCGGCGATGACGACGGGGGCGCTCGCGTTCATCTCGGACGTCGCACCGCCGAACCGGGAGTCCGAACTGATGGGCCTGCGCTCGACGGCGAAAGGGCTCGGTGGCGTCGTCGGACCGGTGCTCGTCGGCGGGGTGGCGACGCTCGCGGGCTACCGGACGGCGTTCGCGCTGGCGTCGGTACTGGCGTTCGCCGCCGCGGCACTCGTCTGGGTGGCGTTGACGGAGAGCCGGCCGACGGGGAGCGGTGAGGTGGTGCCGGCGGGCGACTGA
- a CDS encoding universal stress protein, whose translation MTVYLVATASAETTTAACDYLLEKLTPDDAVYVLSVEEPDVEEATETAFEEAQTRLTEVAEVRTIRRRGQPAQEIVALAREIGADEIIVGPRRDAPGGFSTIGTTTRAVLSTVEVPVFVVPRDP comes from the coding sequence GTGACCGTCTACCTCGTCGCGACGGCGTCCGCGGAGACCACCACGGCGGCCTGCGACTACCTCCTCGAGAAGTTGACTCCGGACGACGCCGTGTACGTCCTCTCCGTCGAGGAACCGGACGTGGAGGAGGCCACGGAGACGGCGTTCGAGGAGGCCCAGACCCGGCTGACCGAGGTGGCCGAGGTTCGGACCATCCGGCGACGCGGGCAGCCGGCACAGGAGATCGTCGCGCTGGCCCGTGAGATCGGAGCCGACGAGATAATCGTCGGCCCGCGGCGCGACGCGCCCGGCGGGTTCTCGACCATCGGGACCACGACGCGGGCGGTGCTCTCGACCGTCGAGGTGCCCGTGTTCGTCGTCCCCCGCGACCCCTGA
- a CDS encoding DUF7116 family protein, which produces MAAVSTSLDERARTIFTDLGYEVTPDRGEFRAERKWRTVYVTTADPAEAPAYGSLRCFVAPLDRAESLREDLLGRAPDYDWAVVGVEDEAYTVLHPSAAVLSAP; this is translated from the coding sequence ATGGCAGCCGTTAGCACGTCACTCGACGAACGGGCACGGACGATTTTCACCGACCTCGGGTACGAGGTGACGCCCGACCGGGGCGAGTTCAGGGCCGAGCGCAAGTGGCGCACCGTCTACGTCACCACGGCCGACCCCGCAGAAGCACCCGCATACGGGAGTCTGCGCTGTTTCGTCGCCCCGCTCGACCGAGCGGAGTCGCTCCGAGAGGACCTCCTCGGACGCGCCCCCGACTACGACTGGGCCGTCGTCGGGGTCGAGGACGAGGCGTACACAGTCCTCCATCCCTCGGCCGCGGTCCTCTCGGCGCCGTAG
- a CDS encoding mechanosensitive ion channel family protein, with amino-acid sequence MLPLQGSVVRTALEAFVDNVLEVIPDLLTGLVFLVVAYVLVKVLMFAVRTVLSRALPGDSPVYRQFVSTVVLVFLWFGVALTFLSIVGLEGIATSLGTATGFLALGVSYALSGMIADAVAGVYLLRDPDFDPGDTVDIGGTVGTVKAIELRKTRLTVGDDTVVRANAEIEKKWTKLDDAD; translated from the coding sequence ATGCTCCCGCTACAGGGTAGTGTGGTGCGGACGGCCCTCGAAGCGTTCGTCGACAACGTCCTCGAGGTGATCCCCGACCTCCTCACCGGGCTCGTCTTCCTCGTCGTCGCGTACGTCCTCGTCAAGGTCCTGATGTTCGCCGTGCGGACCGTCCTCTCGCGGGCGCTTCCGGGCGACTCGCCGGTCTACCGGCAGTTCGTCAGCACCGTCGTCCTCGTCTTCCTCTGGTTCGGCGTCGCGCTGACGTTCCTCTCCATCGTCGGACTGGAGGGCATCGCCACGTCGCTCGGGACCGCCACCGGCTTCCTCGCACTCGGGGTCTCCTACGCCCTCTCGGGCATGATCGCCGACGCCGTCGCGGGCGTCTACCTCCTCCGCGACCCCGACTTCGACCCCGGCGACACGGTCGACATCGGTGGCACGGTCGGGACGGTGAAGGCCATCGAACTCCGCAAGACCCGACTCACGGTCGGTGACGACACCGTCGTCCGTGCGAACGCGGAGATCGAGAAGAAGTGGACGAAGCTCGACGACGCCGACTGA
- a CDS encoding metal ABC transporter substrate-binding protein: MVSREHTLSRRRVLRAGGLVGIAGLAGCTSLGSTVGGGGDDGDADDDGPVAVASFFSFYDFARKVADGTPLTVKNLVPTGLHGHGWEPNLSITRQIVTADAFVHVGKDFQPWADRAIQTLKDDGVDTALINVREGIELVPLAASLDRDEEGVGENRGRDPHFWLDPQRAKRAVDNITEGFVDLLPEHEDAFRENGETYKTDVLDRVDADYEAIFDAASRDVVQLAAHNAFQYVGERYGVRMRPLVVNLAASGDVNPSDITEAKRVIDENDIRYIGAGVFETLRPAKQLVAETPVEAYFPVTPYAGVREDWVEAGWGYEEIAYNINMPTFEVVLGNEAPEDAGPEGWAAEWRNFE; the protein is encoded by the coding sequence ATGGTATCTAGAGAGCACACTCTGAGTCGACGCCGTGTGTTGCGAGCAGGTGGACTGGTGGGAATCGCGGGGCTGGCTGGCTGTACCAGCCTCGGCAGTACGGTGGGCGGGGGTGGCGACGACGGTGATGCAGACGACGACGGCCCCGTCGCCGTGGCCTCCTTCTTCAGTTTCTACGACTTCGCCCGGAAGGTGGCCGACGGTACCCCACTCACCGTGAAGAACCTCGTCCCGACGGGGTTGCACGGCCACGGCTGGGAGCCGAACTTGAGCATCACCCGCCAGATCGTGACCGCGGACGCGTTCGTCCACGTCGGCAAGGACTTCCAGCCGTGGGCGGACCGGGCCATCCAGACCCTGAAGGACGACGGGGTGGACACCGCACTCATCAACGTCCGCGAGGGTATCGAACTGGTGCCGCTCGCCGCCTCGCTCGACCGGGACGAGGAGGGCGTCGGGGAGAACCGCGGGCGCGACCCACACTTCTGGCTGGACCCCCAGCGCGCGAAGCGGGCCGTCGACAACATCACCGAGGGGTTCGTCGACCTGCTCCCCGAGCACGAGGACGCCTTCCGGGAGAACGGCGAGACGTACAAGACGGACGTCCTCGACCGGGTCGACGCCGACTACGAGGCCATCTTCGACGCCGCGAGCCGCGACGTGGTCCAGCTGGCCGCGCACAACGCGTTCCAGTACGTCGGTGAGCGCTACGGCGTCCGGATGCGACCGCTCGTGGTCAACCTCGCCGCCAGCGGGGACGTGAATCCGAGCGACATCACCGAAGCGAAGCGGGTCATCGACGAGAACGACATCCGGTACATCGGTGCGGGCGTGTTCGAGACGCTCAGGCCCGCCAAGCAGCTGGTGGCCGAGACGCCCGTCGAGGCGTACTTCCCGGTGACCCCCTACGCCGGCGTCCGCGAGGACTGGGTCGAGGCCGGCTGGGGCTACGAGGAGATCGCCTACAACATCAACATGCCCACGTTCGAGGTCGTCCTCGGGAACGAGGCACCCGAGGACGCCGGCCCCGAGGGCTGGGCGGCCGAGTGGAGAAACTTCGAATGA
- a CDS encoding universal stress protein, giving the protein MHYLLATDSVHTTAAGCDYLLDAARLDPDDRATVLTVVETDADERDPGDAANVATARLTGFCELAFEEREGDVADEILDSVDSLDADVLLVGPHGGRSGAGPELGPTARAVLEGTAVPVVVLPLEPLS; this is encoded by the coding sequence GTGCACTACCTCCTCGCCACCGACTCCGTCCACACGACCGCCGCGGGCTGTGACTACCTGCTCGACGCGGCCCGACTCGACCCCGACGACCGGGCGACGGTACTGACCGTCGTCGAGACGGACGCGGACGAGCGTGACCCGGGTGACGCCGCGAACGTCGCCACCGCCCGCCTGACCGGGTTCTGCGAACTCGCGTTCGAGGAACGAGAGGGTGACGTGGCCGACGAGATTCTCGACAGCGTGGACAGCCTCGACGCGGACGTCCTCCTCGTGGGCCCACACGGGGGCCGGTCGGGGGCAGGACCGGAACTCGGGCCGACAGCCAGAGCGGTGCTCGAGGGGACCGCGGTCCCCGTCGTCGTCCTCCCGCTCGAGCCCCTCTCGTAG
- a CDS encoding DolP-mannose mannosyltransferase codes for MPSPLRTRLQRLRAVLTGTFGDTPLDLATLRDRYWYVWIGALVAALQVHATLRLRAGLAATERVVLGDSVIFEFVGLHLARGGRLYETIWEVKPPVPFELSWLLATVAPDTYAYHALALGANVAAVTVGGVAAAGIVREVTGDSLGGVVAALVPFVLPRYWWRATIGLKAKYLVAAFVLVALYYHVTDREVGSGVASALAVGTWQLAVVVPVATFVGTLAGRDAGSTRRYLAAILVTAGLVSLPVFWWGTVPEMVVETVFVPLLGTEDGGGASPVERVVDGLGIALPVVLLGCYGLLAALRRDADTRRQVAPVVAVAAWFLLALLFVDYDTKNDLIPFLAVVGVGVGCVVGRSRRALREATDGVSVRASAGRAVAVVVCGMALVSVLTFGGYGTGSTGLTDAAVYDTTEAVEMEMPYNLTERQQLYWHGHEAPTCRVFVGRTQYELVERLGLADDPDVRYWKPDCGQFGPTWRAVRETYGLGLERRGPADGVTTPTPTPATSTPRLATPTTPRLARR; via the coding sequence ATGCCCTCCCCGTTGCGCACACGCCTCCAGCGACTGCGTGCGGTCCTCACCGGCACGTTCGGCGACACACCCCTCGACCTCGCCACGCTCCGGGACCGCTACTGGTACGTCTGGATCGGCGCCCTCGTCGCCGCGCTGCAGGTACACGCCACCCTCCGCCTGCGTGCCGGCCTCGCCGCCACCGAGCGGGTCGTCCTCGGAGACTCGGTCATCTTCGAGTTCGTCGGTCTCCACCTCGCCCGCGGGGGGCGGCTCTACGAGACCATCTGGGAGGTGAAACCCCCGGTCCCGTTCGAGCTGTCGTGGCTCCTCGCCACGGTGGCGCCGGATACCTACGCCTACCACGCCCTCGCGCTCGGCGCGAACGTGGCCGCCGTCACCGTCGGGGGCGTCGCCGCGGCCGGCATCGTCCGGGAGGTGACCGGCGACTCGCTGGGTGGGGTCGTCGCCGCGCTCGTCCCGTTCGTCCTCCCGCGGTACTGGTGGCGGGCGACTATCGGCCTGAAGGCGAAGTACCTCGTCGCGGCGTTCGTCCTGGTGGCGCTCTACTACCACGTCACCGACCGCGAGGTCGGATCGGGCGTCGCCTCGGCGCTCGCGGTGGGGACGTGGCAGCTCGCCGTCGTCGTCCCCGTCGCCACGTTCGTCGGGACTCTCGCCGGACGCGACGCTGGGTCGACCCGGCGCTACCTCGCGGCCATCCTCGTGACCGCTGGACTGGTCTCCCTCCCGGTGTTCTGGTGGGGGACGGTCCCCGAGATGGTCGTCGAGACGGTGTTCGTCCCCCTGCTGGGGACGGAGGACGGCGGAGGCGCCTCGCCGGTCGAACGGGTGGTCGACGGACTCGGTATCGCGCTGCCCGTCGTGCTGCTGGGGTGTTACGGACTGCTGGCGGCGCTCCGCCGGGACGCCGACACCCGCCGGCAGGTGGCACCCGTCGTCGCCGTCGCCGCGTGGTTCCTCCTCGCGCTCCTGTTCGTCGACTACGACACGAAGAACGACCTGATACCGTTCCTCGCGGTGGTCGGCGTGGGGGTGGGGTGCGTCGTCGGCCGGTCGAGGCGGGCGCTTCGAGAGGCCACCGACGGCGTCTCGGTGCGGGCCAGCGCCGGACGCGCCGTCGCCGTCGTCGTCTGCGGGATGGCCCTCGTCAGCGTCCTCACGTTCGGTGGCTACGGCACCGGCTCGACGGGGCTGACCGACGCGGCCGTCTACGACACCACCGAAGCGGTGGAGATGGAGATGCCGTACAACCTCACCGAGCGCCAGCAGCTCTACTGGCACGGCCACGAGGCCCCCACCTGCCGGGTGTTCGTCGGCCGGACGCAGTACGAACTCGTCGAGCGGCTCGGTCTCGCCGACGACCCGGACGTCCGCTACTGGAAACCCGACTGTGGGCAGTTCGGGCCGACGTGGCGGGCCGTCCGCGAGACGTACGGGCTCGGTCTCGAACGGCGTGGCCCGGCCGACGGCGTGACGACACCCACGCCGACGCCGGCCACGTCCACCCCGAGACTGGCGACGCCGACCACACCGCGTCTCGCCCGCCGGTAG
- the hisD gene encoding histidinol dehydrogenase, protein MQPRAVADLSPAERVAFFERDAGVEAVREDVRDILGRVREEGDVALREFAREFDDCEVGNLDITDDAERAWASLDDDLKGAIETATENVRAFHERQVPEDWRDSFDGRELGRRFRPIERAGVYVPGGTAAYPSSAIMGVVPAKVAGVEHVAVATPPATELNPVTLGAIHHAGADVVYRVGGAQAVGALAYGTETVDAVQKVVGPGNRWVTAAKAEVRGTVEIDFLAGPSEVLVLCDATADPELVAADLVAQAEHDPNASVVAVTDDEALATAVCEAVDEQAAEREREETIRAALDNDASGVLVARSMPEAVLFADEYAAEHLSVVAEDDEALLERVDNAGSVFLGGYSPVAAGDYAAGTNHVLPTNGGARVHGGLSVDTFLRSSTVQRLDREALGDVRKAITTLARAEGLEAHAASVEKRFED, encoded by the coding sequence ATGCAACCGAGAGCCGTCGCCGACCTCTCGCCGGCCGAGCGCGTCGCCTTCTTCGAACGCGACGCCGGCGTCGAGGCGGTACGCGAGGACGTGCGCGACATCCTCGGGCGCGTCCGCGAGGAAGGTGACGTGGCCCTCCGCGAGTTCGCCCGCGAGTTCGACGACTGCGAGGTGGGCAACCTCGACATCACCGACGACGCCGAGCGCGCGTGGGCGTCGCTCGACGACGACCTGAAGGGGGCCATCGAGACTGCCACCGAGAACGTCCGGGCGTTCCACGAGCGGCAGGTCCCCGAGGACTGGCGCGACTCGTTCGACGGGCGCGAACTCGGGCGACGGTTCCGCCCCATCGAACGGGCCGGGGTCTACGTCCCCGGCGGGACGGCCGCCTACCCCTCCTCGGCCATCATGGGCGTCGTCCCCGCGAAGGTGGCCGGCGTCGAACACGTCGCCGTCGCCACGCCGCCCGCGACGGAGCTGAACCCGGTCACGCTGGGGGCCATCCACCACGCCGGGGCGGACGTGGTCTACCGGGTCGGCGGCGCGCAGGCCGTCGGTGCGCTCGCCTACGGCACCGAGACGGTCGACGCCGTCCAGAAGGTTGTCGGGCCGGGCAACCGCTGGGTCACCGCTGCGAAGGCCGAGGTCCGCGGTACGGTGGAGATCGACTTCCTCGCCGGCCCGAGCGAGGTGCTGGTGCTCTGTGACGCGACCGCGGATCCCGAACTGGTCGCGGCGGACCTCGTCGCGCAGGCCGAACACGACCCGAACGCCTCGGTCGTGGCCGTCACGGACGACGAGGCGCTCGCGACGGCCGTCTGCGAGGCCGTCGACGAACAGGCGGCCGAGCGCGAGCGTGAGGAGACCATCCGCGCGGCGCTCGACAACGACGCGTCGGGCGTGCTGGTCGCCCGGTCGATGCCCGAGGCGGTCCTGTTCGCCGACGAGTACGCCGCCGAGCACCTGAGCGTCGTCGCCGAGGACGACGAGGCGCTGCTCGAGCGCGTCGACAACGCCGGGAGCGTCTTCCTCGGCGGCTACTCGCCCGTCGCCGCCGGCGACTACGCTGCCGGCACGAACCACGTCCTCCCGACGAACGGCGGGGCGAGGGTCCACGGGGGGCTCTCGGTCGACACGTTCCTGCGCTCCTCGACGGTCCAGCGGCTCGACCGGGAGGCGCTCGGCGACGTCCGTAAGGCCATCACGACGCTCGCGCGCGCCGAGGGGCTCGAAGCTCACGCCGCGAGCGTGGAGAAGCGCTTCGAGGACTGA
- a CDS encoding D-2-hydroxyacid dehydrogenase: MTDDPTVLVLREGVHGMPVEEYATALRERLDCEVRLARTPAEERDLAADATVVTGPRMDEGLLAAADSLELFAGAYAGHSHLPLEAFEERGVAVTNASGVHAPNVAEHVVGAILAFSRNFHVGRERASRGEWRSYPTGELQGSTVAVVGLGAIGSAVVDRLNPFGVRSVGVRGDPSNGGPADEVVGPDRFHDAIAEAAYVVLACPLTDATRGLVDREAFRTMRDDGVLVNVARGQVVDTDALVEALRRNAVGGAALDVTDPEPLPPDHPLWGFGNVLVTPHNAGATPRYYDRLADLVAGNVTRLGSGGPLANRVV; the protein is encoded by the coding sequence ATGACCGACGACCCGACCGTCCTCGTGCTCCGCGAGGGGGTCCACGGGATGCCCGTCGAGGAGTACGCCACGGCGTTGCGCGAGCGTCTCGACTGCGAGGTTCGCCTCGCACGGACGCCGGCCGAGGAGCGTGACCTCGCTGCCGACGCGACGGTGGTGACCGGCCCGCGGATGGACGAGGGCCTGCTCGCGGCGGCCGACTCGCTCGAACTGTTCGCCGGCGCCTACGCCGGGCACTCGCACCTGCCACTCGAGGCCTTCGAGGAACGGGGCGTGGCCGTGACGAACGCCTCGGGGGTCCACGCGCCGAACGTCGCCGAGCACGTCGTCGGTGCGATTCTGGCGTTCTCGCGGAACTTCCACGTCGGGCGGGAGCGTGCGAGTCGCGGCGAGTGGCGCTCGTACCCGACCGGGGAGTTGCAGGGGTCGACCGTCGCCGTCGTCGGGCTCGGCGCCATCGGGAGCGCTGTCGTCGACCGCCTCAACCCGTTCGGCGTGCGGTCGGTGGGGGTCCGTGGCGACCCCTCGAACGGAGGGCCGGCCGACGAGGTGGTCGGCCCCGACCGGTTCCACGATGCCATCGCCGAGGCCGCGTACGTCGTCCTCGCGTGCCCGCTGACCGACGCGACCCGTGGGCTGGTCGACCGCGAGGCGTTCCGGACGATGCGCGACGACGGCGTCCTCGTCAACGTGGCGCGGGGGCAGGTCGTCGACACCGACGCGCTGGTCGAGGCGCTGCGGCGGAACGCCGTCGGCGGGGCCGCCCTGGACGTGACCGACCCCGAACCGCTCCCGCCGGACCACCCGCTCTGGGGGTTCGGGAACGTCCTCGTGACGCCGCACAACGCGGGGGCGACGCCGCGGTACTACGACCGCCTCGCGGACCTGGTGGCCGGGAACGTCACCCGCCTCGGGTCCGGGGGGCCGCTGGCCAACCGGGTCGTCTGA
- a CDS encoding enoyl-CoA hydratase/isomerase family protein, giving the protein MDHVTVTRTEGVGRITLDRPEQNNSMNAQTARELHEAAIELVEDDAVRCIVLTGTGKVFHTGADLGMLELDESDGALLREVANHLHAMVSTLHRAPKPVVCGVNGVAAGGGIGPALCGDIVLMAESARFQFAYPAIALSADGGSSYFLPRLVGLRKAQEIAMRNESVGSAEAEEIGLVTEVVPDDEFETRLAEEAAALAEGPTLAHAGTKRLLRTSLDRQLSEQMEEEAETIVGLTKTGDYQRGVEAFFEKEQAEFEGE; this is encoded by the coding sequence ATGGACCACGTCACCGTCACGCGGACGGAGGGAGTCGGCCGCATCACGCTCGACCGGCCCGAGCAGAACAACTCGATGAACGCCCAGACCGCCCGCGAACTCCACGAGGCGGCCATCGAACTCGTCGAGGACGACGCCGTCCGCTGTATCGTCCTCACCGGCACTGGCAAGGTGTTCCACACGGGCGCCGACCTCGGGATGCTCGAACTCGACGAGAGCGACGGGGCGCTCCTCCGCGAGGTGGCCAACCACCTCCACGCGATGGTGAGCACGCTCCACCGGGCACCCAAGCCCGTCGTCTGCGGCGTCAACGGCGTGGCCGCCGGCGGCGGCATCGGGCCGGCGCTCTGTGGCGACATCGTCCTGATGGCCGAATCCGCACGGTTCCAGTTCGCCTACCCCGCCATCGCCCTCTCGGCCGACGGCGGCTCGTCGTACTTCCTCCCCCGACTCGTGGGGCTGCGCAAGGCACAGGAGATCGCGATGCGCAACGAGTCCGTCGGGAGCGCCGAGGCCGAGGAGATCGGGCTGGTCACCGAGGTGGTCCCGGACGACGAGTTCGAGACGCGACTGGCCGAGGAGGCCGCCGCGCTCGCCGAGGGCCCCACCCTCGCCCACGCCGGCACCAAACGGCTGCTCCGGACCTCGCTGGACCGCCAGCTCTCCGAGCAGATGGAGGAGGAGGCCGAGACAATCGTGGGGCTGACGAAGACCGGAGACTACCAGCGTGGCGTCGAGGCGTTCTTCGAGAAGGAGCAGGCCGAGTTCGAGGGGGAGTGA